In Trichoderma breve strain T069 chromosome 4, whole genome shotgun sequence, the following proteins share a genomic window:
- a CDS encoding hypothetical protein (region in clathrin and VPS domain-containing protein) — MAPLPIKFQELVQLSSLGVDTASIGFNSCTLESDSFVCIREKKNEAAQPEVVIVELKNGNHVTRRPIKADSAVMHWNKQVIALKAQSRTLQIFDLEQKKKLKSCTMNEDVQFWKWISESTLGLITTSSVYHWDVYDAAQDAPVKVFERNANLNGCQIINYRVNSDGKWMVVVGISSQQGRVVGAMQLYSKDRGISQAIEGHAAGFGTLRLDGAPQDTKIFSFAVRTATGAKLHIVEVDHPDSNPVFQKKAVDIFFPPEATNDFPVALQVSQKYGVIFMVTKYGFIHLYDLETGSSIFINRISSETIFTSCADDESSGLVGINRKGQVLFVTIDDTTIIPYLLENPANTEIAIKLASRAGLPGADNLYAKQFDQLFNSGNYLEAAKVAAGSPRGFLRTADTIEKFKRLPTQPGQMAITLQYFGMLLDKGALNMHETLELAQPVLQQNRKHLLEKWFKEGKLDCSEQLGDMVRPYDVNLALSIYLQAKVHHKAVAGLAETGQFEKILPYAAQSGYQPDYIQLLQHIIRTNPDKGTEFATALANHEGGALVDLERVCDIFQSQGMVQQATAFLLDALKENKPEHARLQTRLLEMNLMHAPQVADAILGNDMFTHFDKGRIAQLCEQAGLAQKALELYEDPEAIKRVIVNIPGSANFNPEWLSTFFGKLSVEQSLDCLDAMMKHNIRQNLQSVVNIATKYSELLGAVRLIDLFEKYKTAEGLFYYLGSIVNLSEDPDVHFKYIEAATKMGQFNEVERICRDSTHYNPEKVKNFLKEAKLPEQLPLIIVCDRFNFVHDLILFLYQNQQFQAIEAYVQRVNPSRTPAVIGGLLDVDCDEKIIKDLLATVDAQQVNIDQLVSEVESRNRLKLLLPFLEATLQAGNQQQAVYNALAKIYIDSNNNPEKFLKENDQYDTLVVGKYCEKRDPNLAYIAYSKGQNDLELVNITNENSMYRAQARYLLEREDTELWRFVLSENNIHRRSVVDQVTATAVPESTDPAKVSVAVSCFLENDLPLELIELLEKIVLEPSPFSDNQNLQNLLMFTAAKADKARVMDYVHKLDNYNADEIATACIDVGLFEEAFEIYKKADNKSAAVNVLVEHVVSIDRAQAYAEDVDLPEVWSKVAKAQLDGLRVSDGIESYIKAEDPSNYAEVIEIATHAGKNEDLVKYLRMARKTLREPVIDTALAFCYARLEQLSELEDFLRGTNVANIEESGDKAYEEGLYEASKIFYSSISNWAKLATTLVHLSDYQAAVECARKANNIKVWKQVHEACVTKKEFRLAQICGLNLIVDAEQLQELVKDYENNGYFDELISLLEQGLGLERAHMGMFTELGIALSKYHPERLMEHIKIFWSRVNMPKMIRACEEANLWPELVFCYYHYDEFDNAALTVIERPENSWDHQQFKEIVVKVANLEIYYRAIRFYVEQHPSLLTDLLAALTARVDVNRVVKMFQKNDSLPLIKPFLLNVQSQNKRIVNEAVNDLLIEEEDYKTLRDSVQNYDNYDAMELAGRLEKHDLIFFRQIAASIYRKNKRWEKSIALSKQDKLYKDAIETAAISAKNDIVDDLLRYFVDIGHRECYTGMLYACNDLIRPDLVLELSWRNGLNDFTMPYMINMLAQQTKELALLKADNEARKSKEKDHEKTEDNTPILGGARLMITAGPGGAAPPAPYGQPNGFAPQPTGYNY; from the exons aacagaagaagaagctcaagtccTGCACAATGAACGAGGATGTTCAGTTCTGGAAGTGGATCAGCGAATCCACTCTGGGCCTCATCACAACCAGCAGTGTTTACCACTGGGACGTCTATGACGCCGCCCAGGATGCGCCCGTCAAGGTCTTCGAGCGCAACGCTAACCTCAAC GGTTGCCAAATCATCAACTACCGAGTTAACAGCGATGGAAAGTGGATGGTGGTCGTGGGAATCTCCTCTCAGCAGGGCCGAGTGGTTGGTGCCATGCAGCTCTACTCCAAAGACCGTGGCATTAGTCAGGCCATTGAAGGTCACGCTGCTGGCTTCGGCACCTTGAGACTCGACGGTGCTCCCCAGGACACCAAAATCTTCAGCTTTGCTGTCCGCACAGCCACCGGCGCCAAGCTGCACATTGTCGAGGTTGATCACCCAGATTCGAACCCAGTCTTCCAGAAGAAGGCtgtcgacatcttcttcccccccGAGGCCACAAACGACTTCCCAGTCGCTTTACAAGTCTCACAAAAGTATGGTGTCATCTTCATGGTCACCAAGTACGGCTTCATCCACTTGTACGATCTCGAGACGGGCTCGTCAATCTTCATCAACCGCATCTCTAGCGAgaccatcttcaccagctgcGCTGACGATGAGTCTTCTGGCCTTGTGGGTATCAACCGCAAGGGTCAGGTCCTCTTCGTCACCATCGATGATACCACCATCATCCCCTACTTGCTCGAGAATCCCGCCAACACAGAGATTGCCATCAAGCTGGCCTCAAGAGCTGGCCTTCCTGGTGCCGATAACCTTTACGCGAAGCAGTTCGATCAGCTCTTCAACAGCGGAAACTAcctcgaggctgccaaggttgCTGCCGGCTCACCCCGCGGATTCTTGCGTACGGCCGACACGATCGAGAAATTCAAGCGACTTCCTACCCAGCCTGGCCAGATGGCTATTACATTGCAGTATTTCGGAATGCTGCTCGACAAGGGCGCGCTAAACATGCATGAAACACTCGAGCTGGCCCAGCCTGTGCTGCAGCAAAACCGAAAACACCTCCTCGAAAAGTGGttcaaggagggcaagctCGACTGCTCCGAGCAGCTCGGTGACATGGTGCGTCCGTACGACGTCAACCTGGCCCTGAGCATCTACCTCCAGGCCAAGGTCCACCACAAGGCCGTTGCTGGCCTTGCCGAGACTGGCCAGTTTGAAAAGATTCTTCCGTATGCTGCTCAATCCGGATACCAACCCGATTATattcagcttctccagcacaTCATTCGAACCAACCCCGACAAGGGAACTGAGTTTGCCACTGCTCTCGCCAACCACGAGGGCGGCGCTCTGGTTGACCTCGAGCGAGTCTGCGATATCTTCCAGTCTCAGGGTATGGTCCAGCAAGCCACTGCCTTCCTCCTCGATGCTCTCAAGGAGAACAAGCCTGAGCATGCTCGTCTCCAGACTCGCCTTCTGGAGATGAACCTGATGCACGCTCCTCAGGTGGCTGACGCTATCCTCGGTAACGACATGTTCACACACTTTGACAAGGGTCGAATCGCCCAACTGTGCGAACAGGCTGGCTTGGCCCAGAAGGCTCTGGAGCTGTATGAAGATcccgaggccatcaagcgTGTCATTGTCAACATTCCTGGCAGTGCCAACTTCAACCCTGAGTGGCTGTCCACCTTCTTTGGCAAGCTCTCTGTTGAGCAGTCTCTGGACTGTCTCGATGCCATGATGAAGCACAACATTCGCCAGAACTTGCAATCCGTTGTCAACATTGCCACAAAGTACTCGGAGCTCCTCGGTGCTGTGCGCTTGATTGATCTCTTTGAGAAGTACAAGACTGCCGAAGGTCTCTTCTATTACCTCGGCAGCATTGTCAACCTCTCCGAGGACCCTGATGTTCACTTCAAGTACATCGAGGCTGCTACCAAGATGGGCCAGTTTAACGAGGTGGAACGCATCTGCCGTGACAGCACTCACTACAACCCTGAGAAGGTCAAGAATTTCTTGAAGGAAGCCAAGCTGCCGGAACAGCTGCCTCTCATCATCGTGTGCGACCGTTTCAACTTTGTGCATGACTTGATTCTGTTCCTCTACCAGAACCAGCAGTTCCAGGCCATCGAGGCCTATGTCCAGCGTGTCAACCCATCCCGAACTCCTGCCGTCATCGGAGGATTGCTCGACGTTGACTGCGACGAGAAGATTATTAAGGACCTTCTCGCCACTGTCGATGCCCAGCAGGTCAACATCGACCAGCTTGTTTCCGAGGTTGAGTCTCGTAACCGCTTGAAGCTTCTGCTGCCCTTCCTCGAGGCCACTCTCCAGGCTGGTAACCAACAGCAGGCTGTCTACAACGCTCTGGCTAAGATCTACATTGACTCCAACAACAACCCCGAGAAGTTCCTCAAGGAGAACGACCAATACGACACCCTTGTCGTCGGTAAATACTGCGAGAAGCGCGATCCCAACCTGGCATACATTGCCTATTCCAAGGGCCAGAACgatcttgagcttgtcaacaTCACCAATGAGAACTCCATGTACAGGGCTCAGGCTCGATACCTGCTCGAGAGAGAGGATACCGAGCTCTGGCGCTTTGTCCTCAGTGAAAACAACATCCACAGGCGATCAGTTGTCGACCAGGTCACCGCAACTGCTGTTCCCGAGTCCACCGATCCCGCCAAGGTGTCTGTTGCCgtttcctgcttcttggagaaTGACCTGCCTCTGGAGCTTATTGAACttttggagaagattgtTCTTGAGCCTTCTCCGTTCAGCGACAACCAGAACTTGCAGAACTTGCTCATGTTCACTGCTGCGAAGGCTGACAAGGCCCGTGTGATGGACTATGTTCACAAGTTGGACAACTACAATGCTGACGAAATTGCGACTGCCTGTATCGATGTCGGTCTCTTTGAAGAAGCCTTTGAGATTTACAAGAAGGCTGATAACAAGTCTGCCGCTGTCAATGTCCTCGTTGAGCATGTCGTCAGCATTGACCGTGCTCAAGCATAcgctgaagatgtcgaccTTCCCGAGGTTTGGAGCAAGGTTGCAAAGGCTCAATTGGATGGTCTTCGTGTTTCCGACGGTATCGAATCATACATCAAGGCTGAGGACCCATCCAACTACGCCGAGGTGATTGAGATTGCCACCCATGCTGGAAAGAACGAGGATCTTGTCAAGTATCTCCGCATGGCTCGCAAGACTCTTCGGGAGCCAGTCATTGACACAGCTCTTGCCTTCTGCTACGCAAGACTCGAACAGCTTTCCGAGTTGGAGGACTTCCTGCGCGGAACCAACGTCGCCAACATTGAGGAGTCTGGTGACAAGGCTTATGAGGAGGGCCTGTACGAGGCATCCAAGATCTTCtacagcagcatctccaactggGCCAAGCTGGCCACTACCCTTGTGCATCTCAGCGACTACCAGGCCGCTGTCGAGTGCGCTCGCAaggccaacaacatcaaggtGTGGAAGCAGGTCCACGAAGCTTGCGTTACCAAGAAGGAATTCAGACTTGCCCAGATTTGCGGTCTCAACTTGATTGTCGATGCCGAGCAACTCCAAGAGCTTGTCAAGGACTACGAGAACAACGGATACTTTGATGAGCTCATCAGCCTCCTCGAGCAGGGCCTGGGTCTTGAGCGTGCCCACATGGGCATGTTCACCGAGCTGGGTATTGCCCTGTCCAAGTACCACCCCGAGCGTCTTATGGAGCACATCAAGATCTTCTGGTCCAGAGTCAACATGCCTAAGATGATCCGAGCGTGCGAGGAGGCCAATCTGTGGCCTGAATTGGTTTTCTGTTACTACCACTACGATGAGTTTGATAACGCTGCTCTTACCGTTATCGAGCGACCCGAGAACTCATGGGATCACCAGCAGttcaaggagattgtggtCAAGGTTGCCAACTTGGAGATCTACTACCGCGCCATCCGATTCTACGTTGAGCAGCACCCGTCACTGCTTACTGATCTCCTGGCTGCTCTCACTGCCCGTGTTGACGTGAACCGTGTTGTCAAGATGTTCCAGAAGAATGACAGTCTGCCACTCATCAAGCCGTTCCTCTTGAACGTGCAGAGCCAGAACAAGCGAATCGTCAACGAAGCAGTCAACGACCTGCTgattgaagaggaagactaCAAGACCCTGCGTGACTCTGTGCAAAACTACGACAACTATGATGCCATGGAGCTGGCTGGTCGTCTGGAGAAGCACgatctcatcttcttccgccaaATTGCCGCTAGCATCTACCGCAAGAACAAGCGGTGGGAAAAGTCCATTGCCCTGTCGAAGCAGGACAAGCTCTACAAGGATGCCATCGAGACCGCTGCCATTTCGGCAAAGAACGATATTGTCGACGACCTTCTCAGATAT TTTGTTGACATTGGTCACCGCGAATGCTACACAGGCATGTTGTATGCCTGCAATGACCTCATTCGACCCGATCTGGTTCTTGAACTCTCATGGCGCAATGGCCTCAACGACTTCACCATGCCTTACATGATCAACATGTTGGCTCAGCAGACAAAGGAGCTTGCACTGCTCAAGGCTGACAACGAGGCACGCAAGTCCAAGGAAAAGGACCacgagaagacggaggatAACACGCCCATCCTGGGCGGTGCTCGACTCATGATCACCGCCGGTCCGGGtggagctgctcctccagctccttaTGGCCAACCTAATGGCTTTGCGCCACAACCTACTGGCTACAATTACTAG
- a CDS encoding prolyl oligopeptidase family domain-containing protein, protein MAPERSPSMDSLSSVSTTSIVFDRIQEEMEKGKVPRKARSRLGYTDVYAEDPLKEEASDDAETEAFLGSTGAGLQRRPMDRKLRRILWIGALIFVAAWIASLVVFVSNGSYKHASDVEHDPDADSRGSGKPVTLEQLYDRYWSAKQKSISWIAGPNGEDGLLLERGAEGKDYLVVEDVRSAVAKSRTLMKDADFVYDGQSYAPQWLEPSPDQTKVLIGVSRESVWRHSFTAIYFVFDVETQTAQPLISSDAQARVQLAGWSPRSDSVSFTRDNNLYIRRLTGDNEITQITKDGGPEYFYGIPDWVYEEEVFSGNSATWWSEDGQYLAFLRTNETGVPEYPVQFFISRPSGHPPPSGEESYPEVQQIKYPKAGAHNPVVDLQFYDVAHGDVFSVTTGDEFPDDDRIINSLIWAGDNVLVKQTNRISDHLKVILIDVGKREGKTINSIDVDKIDGGWFEISHSMTYVPADPENGRPEDGYVDTVIHDGYEHIGYFTPLNNSEPIMLTSGEWEVDEAPSAVDLVNNLVYFVATKESSIQRHVYSVKLDGSDLQPFTDISAEAYYRASFSSGAGYALLTYRGPKIPYQKVVSTPSNSITYDVVVEDNAELADRAKRHELPVLKYGTLDLGDGIVVNYLERRPPHFDPKKKYPILFQQYSGPGSQQVTKTFGVDFQAYVASNLGYLVITVDPRGTGFLGRKHRVPVRSQLGVLEAQDHIAAARHFASLDYVDETRLAIWGWSYGGFTTLKTLEQDAGRTFSYGMAVAPVTDWRFYDSIYTERYMRTPQDNDRGYSLSKVSNATALGENKRFLLMHGVADDNVHFQNSLTLLDSLDLAGVENYDVHVFPDSDHGIYFHGANRIVYDKLNNWLINAFNGEWLKISHPKPNGKKL, encoded by the exons ATGGCGCCCGAGCGATCCCCGTCGATGGATTCGCTCTCGTCCGTCTCGACGACCAGCATCGTCTTCGACCGAATacaggaggagatggagaagggaAAAGTGCCGCGAAAGGCCCGCTCCAGGCTTGGATACACCGACGTGTACGCTGAGGATCCcctcaaggaagaagcctCCGACGACGCCGAGACCGAGGCCTTCCTGGGCTCAACCGGCGCGGGTCTGCAGCGCCGGCCAATGGACAGGAAACTGCGCCGTATCCTCTGGATCGGCGCCCTCATCTTCGTTGCTGCCTGGATTGCGTcgctcgtcgtcttcgtctctAATGGATCGTACAAGCACGCGAGCGATGTGGAACACGACCCAGATGCCGACTCTCGAGGCTCCGGCAAGCCTGTCACCTTAGAGCAGCTGTACGATCGCTACTGGTCGGCCAAGCAAAAGTCCATCAGCTGGATTGCAGGTCCTAATGGCGAAGACGGCTTGCTACTGGAGCGTGGAGCAGAGGGCAAGGATTatctcgtcgtcgaggaCGTTCGGTCAGCC GTGGCCAAGTCTCGCACCCTTATGAAGGACGCCGATTTCGTATACGATGGCCAGTCCTATGCGCCCCAATGGCTGGAACCTAGCCCGGACCAGACAAAGGTCTTGATTGGTGTTTCTCGGGAGTCAGTCTGGAGACATTCCTTCACGGCCATCTACTTTGTTTTCGACGTCGAGACGCAAACCGCCCAGCCGCTCATCTCATCGGATGCGCAAGCTCGAGTTCAGCTTGCAGGCTGGAGCCCCAGGAGTGACTCCGTATCCTTTACCAGGGATAACAATCTCTATATCCGCCGCCTCACCGGCGACAATGAAATCACCCAGATCACCAAAGATGGCGGCCCAGAGTACTTCTATGGCATCCCCGATTGGGTGTACGAAGAGGAGGTGTTTAGTGGAAACTCTGCAACCTGGTGGTCTGAAGACGGACAGTATCTGGCCTTCCTCCGAACCAACGAGACTGGAGTCCCAGAGTACCCTGTGCAGTTCTTCATCTCGCGCCCGAGTGGTCACCCTCCTCCCAGTGGCGAAGAATCCTACCCTGAGGTCCAGCAAATCAAGTATCCCAAGGCCGGTGCGCACAACCCTGTTGTAGACCTCCAGTTTTACGATGTTGCCCACGGCGATGTGTTCTCGGTCACAACTGGCGACGAGTTTCCAGACGACGATCGCATCATCAATAGTCTCATCTGGGCCGGTGACAATGTTCTCGTTAAACAAACCAATCGCATCAGCGATCATCTCAAAGTGATCCTCATCGATGTCGGTAAACGCGAGGGCAAAACCATCAACAGCATCGATGTCGACAAGATTGATGGTGGCTGGTTCGAGATCTCTCACTCCATGACCTACGTCCCCGCAGACCCCGAGAATGGGCGACCAGAGGATGGATATGTAGATACCGTCATACACGACGGTTATGAGCATATCGGATACTTTACGCCGTTGAACAACTCTGAGCCTATCATGCTCACCTCCGGAGAGTGGGAAGTAGATGAAGCCCCCTCGGCCGTGGATCTCGTCAACAATCTCGTATACTTTGTAGCCACCAAAGAGTCTTCTATCCAGCGCCACGTGTACTCTGTGAAACTTGATGGCTCTGATTTGCAGCCTTTCACAGACATTTCCGCCGAGGCCTATTACAGAGCCTCCTTTTCGTCAGGAGCAGGCTACGCTTTACTCACGTATCGCGGACCCAAGATCCCCTACCAGAAAGTCGTGTCTACCCCATCCAACAGCATCACTTACGACGTTGTTGTCGAAGACAACGCCGAGCTTGCGGACCGTGCCAAGAGACACGAGCTCCCGGTTCTGAAATATGGAACGCTTGATCTCGGTGATGGAATCGTCGTCAACTACCTTGAACGTCGTCCCCCGCACTTTGACCCTAAGAAGAAGTACCCCATTCTCTTCCAGCAGTACTCTGGACCCGGCTCTCAGCAAGTCACCAAGACGTTCGGCGTCGACTTCCAGGCCTACGTTGCCTCCAACCTCGGCTACCTGGTCATCACCGTAGACCCCAGAGGCACGGGCTTCCTCGGCCGCAAGCACCGAGTGCCAGTCCGCTCGCAACTCGGTGTCCTCGAGGCGCAAGACCACATCGCGGCCGCCCGCCACTTCGCTTCCCTCGACTACGTCGACGAGACGCGTCTCGCCATCTGGGGCTGGTCATACGGCGGCTTCACCACGCTAAAGACGCTCGAGCAGGACGCTGGCCGGACATTCTCCTACGGCATGGCCGTGGCGCCTGTCACCGATTGGAGGTTCTACGATAGTATCTACACGGAGCGGTACATGCGTACACCCCAGGACAATGACAGGGGATACTCCCTCTCCAAGGTGTCCAACGCTACGGCCCTTGGCGAGAACAAGCGCTTCTTGCTCATGCATGGCGTTGCGGACGACAATGTGCACTTTCAGAACTCGCTCACGCTCCTGGATAGCCTGGATTTGGCCGGCGTGGAAAACTACGACGTGCATGTTTTCCCTGACAGCGACCATGGCATTTACTTTCATGGCGCAAACCGCATTGTATATGACA aGCTGAATAACTGGCTTATCAACGCCTTTAACGGAGAGTGGCTCAAGATCTCGCATCCTAAACccaacggcaagaagctATAA
- a CDS encoding putative heavy-metal-binding domain-containing protein encodes MVFGRDKEPKQQETAEIPDHLTDLHCFTETEGVVTTTMMDLPGYRIEQVLGTVYGITVRSRNIGASLGMVMKSMAGGELRWFTSMLYSCRNDSISRVVEECKKRGGNAIICLRFDAGDMGGFAQTAAYGTACRVVKIDDPSVHVPPQLQGMTQ; translated from the exons ATGGTCTTTGGAAGAGATAAAGAGcccaagcagcaggagaCTGCGGAGATCCCCGATCATCTCACTGACTTACACTGCTTCACCGAAACTGAGGGCGTCGTGACAACCA CCATGATGGATCTCCCTGGTTACCGCATCGAGCAAGTCCTCGGCACAGTCTACGGCATCACAGTGCGATCACGTAACATTGGCGCCAGCCTGGGCATGGtcatgaagagcatggcCGGCGGAGAGCTTCGCTGGTTCACCTCCATGCTGTACTCGTGCCGCAACGACTCCATCAGCAGAGTGGTGGAGGAGTGCAAGAAGCGGGGAggcaacgccatcatctgcctGAGGTTCGATGCCGGTGATATGGGCGGTTTTGCACAGACGGCGGCGTATGGAACGGCGTGTCGGGTGGTCAAGATTGACGATCCGAGCGTCCATGTCCCCCCTCAGCTGCAGGGCATGACACAGTAG